The DNA sequence ACCAGGAAGGAGGTGAGAAAGATGCTCGTGGCAGGCCGATATGTCCATCCCAACAGCTTATTCGCCAGGCTGTCCAAAATAACCGACTACCGCTTCTCCCGGTGGAGGATCTACCCTCTTAACAAGATATCATCACTGCTTATCCTGGCATCAGTCTGTGGTGAGAGATCGCTAAGAGGGATGTGGCTTTGGGCGGTGAACAGATGGGAGGAGGTTAGAG is a window from the Candidatus Poribacteria bacterium genome containing:
- a CDS encoding transposase family protein; this encodes MLVAGRYVHPNSLFARLSKITDYRFSRWRIYPLNKISSLLILASVCGERSLRGMWLWAVNRWEEVR